The Mustelus asterias unplaced genomic scaffold, sMusAst1.hap1.1 HAP1_SCAFFOLD_4089, whole genome shotgun sequence genome includes a window with the following:
- the LOC144490942 gene encoding neuralized-like protein 4, producing the protein MAAAAAAEFHLRTGKLVALLNGNRTAKRNKPTEEFNHGLAMSRQPLGDGQLFQVRIDRKVNSWSGSIEIGVTALDPNTLDFPSSATGLKGGSWIISGCSVLRDGRSVLEEYGQDLDQLSEGDKVGIQRTAGGELHLWVNGRDCGVAASGLPPQVWGVVDLYGKCTQVTVLACDSVPRREETGRITTAATTNTEEGKDSHS; encoded by the exons ATGGCGGCGGCGGCAGCGGCCGAGTTCCACCTGCGGACCGGCAAACTGGTGGCGCTGCTGAACGGCAACCGCACGGCCAAGCGCAACAAGCCCACCGAGGAGTTCAACCACGGGCTGGCCATGAGCCGCCAGCCGCTGGGCGACGGGCAGCTCTTCCAGGTGCGGATCGACAGGAAG GTTAACTCCTGGAGCGGTTCGATTGAGATTGGGGTGACCGCCTTAGATCCCAATACCTTGGACTTCCCCAGCAGCGCCACGGGGCTGAAGGGTGGTTCGTGGATCATTTCCGGCTGCTCGGTGCTGAGGGACGGCCGTTCGGTGCTGGAGGAATACGGACAAGACCTGGACCAGCTGAGCGAGGGCGACAAAGTGGGCATCCAGCGGACGGCCGGGGGCGAGCTCCACCTCTGGGTGAACGGGCGGGACTGTGGCGTGGCTGCCTCGGGGCTGCCCCCGCAGGTGTGGGGCGTGGTGGACCTGTACGGCAAGTGCACTCAGGTCACGGTGCTGGCCTGTGACAGCGTCCCTCGGAGGGAAGAAACTGGCAGAATTACCACAGCTGCCACCACCAACACCGAGGAaggtaaagactcacattcatag